A window of the Glaciimonas sp. CA11.2 genome harbors these coding sequences:
- a CDS encoding type VI secretion system Vgr family protein codes for MSSSRTLRASSSAIPTRLNQPALVPISLSGTEGMNALFDYTVVLMTPESLIHLSEDIGNVNLDDFIGRELTIMIALDGSGGFIDSVFADNLLGNIGAGTREISGLITAASMLRQEGRHALYEVTLRPWLHLATLTTDCKIFQDQSVIEIIDLLFADYAFPLDKRLIETYPKRDYQTQYNESDFTFFSRLCEEWGINYFFEHDNGVHRLVLIDSIGAHKNSPSSAYHVVQFHTEGKHIDEECIHAFSPVHQLTSGQYTTRDYDYTRPKANLTANRYDPRPTAHNQQAVYQWHADAHYSQPKAGSGSASTNPESQNDPFAEGDFIARLRMQALHSVGQRAQGQGHLRGMVPGCIFTLTRHPQTAANAEYVILSTTLRIDEAAQETQASDNAHRQRYRVHVDFTVQPASENVRPQRSTPKPLTHGPATTIVVGPQGQNIWTDTLGRIKLQFPWDRLGQHNHQSSCWVRVVAPWAGNQLGGMHIPRIGQEVIVDFLSGDPDLPLCTGRVYNQLNTPPWALPSQSALSGFRSRELTPDGGNAASGRSNHLVMDDTAGKIQSQLKSDHQHSQLSLGHITRIEDHACRKESRGQGFELRTDGHGAIRAKTGLLISTESRTHASHHITDLGETAQRLIDAHGQQQSFGELAQQHGALEADEHKAVTTSLTDQNDAIQGTGGNNGNNGNVKEGSFPELTAPHLILASPAGIATTTPQSTHIASGEHVALTSGQDMSLSVGQRLIASVKNGIRLFAYNAGMKMVASSADIDVKALKSSLNILAKLNITHTANRIVINATEEVMINGGGSYTKYNANGIESGTSGAYLIRAASKEVIGPKSFGVNVTGLPAVDVYDETFRVLGMTGLPQPGADYRLQEEDGHFSETAEKGTTPSVHTKQTQSLKFDLHFPTIDTSNDNKE; via the coding sequence ATGTCCAGCAGTCGCACTCTCCGCGCATCTAGCAGCGCTATTCCAACACGCCTGAATCAACCTGCGCTGGTGCCGATTAGTCTCTCTGGCACGGAAGGCATGAACGCATTATTCGATTACACCGTCGTGCTGATGACACCCGAATCCTTGATCCATCTGAGTGAAGATATCGGCAATGTCAATCTTGACGATTTCATTGGTCGCGAGTTAACCATCATGATTGCATTGGATGGCAGCGGTGGATTTATCGACAGCGTATTTGCTGACAATCTGCTTGGCAACATCGGTGCTGGGACGCGTGAAATCTCCGGCTTGATCACCGCCGCCAGCATGCTGCGCCAGGAAGGACGTCACGCGCTGTACGAAGTCACCTTGCGCCCATGGTTGCATCTGGCGACACTGACGACCGACTGCAAGATATTTCAGGATCAAAGCGTGATCGAGATCATTGATCTGCTGTTTGCCGACTACGCCTTTCCGCTCGACAAGCGTCTCATCGAGACTTATCCCAAACGCGACTATCAGACCCAATACAACGAAAGCGACTTTACGTTCTTTAGCCGATTGTGCGAAGAATGGGGAATCAACTATTTCTTCGAGCATGATAATGGCGTCCATCGACTGGTCTTAATCGACAGCATCGGCGCGCATAAGAATTCGCCCAGCAGCGCCTATCACGTGGTGCAGTTTCATACGGAAGGCAAACATATCGATGAAGAGTGTATTCATGCCTTTTCACCCGTACATCAACTTACCTCCGGCCAGTACACCACGCGGGATTATGACTACACGCGCCCCAAGGCCAATCTCACCGCCAACCGCTACGATCCCCGCCCCACCGCACACAATCAGCAAGCCGTCTATCAATGGCATGCCGACGCGCATTATAGCCAGCCGAAGGCGGGTTCCGGTTCAGCAAGCACCAACCCGGAAAGCCAGAATGATCCGTTTGCCGAAGGCGATTTCATCGCCCGTTTGCGCATGCAAGCCTTACACAGCGTCGGCCAACGAGCGCAAGGCCAAGGCCATCTACGCGGCATGGTGCCCGGTTGCATCTTTACGCTAACGCGTCATCCGCAGACCGCCGCCAATGCCGAGTATGTGATCCTATCGACCACACTGAGGATCGACGAAGCCGCGCAAGAAACGCAGGCGTCCGACAATGCGCATCGGCAACGTTATCGCGTCCACGTCGATTTTACGGTGCAACCGGCCAGCGAGAACGTACGACCGCAACGGTCTACACCCAAACCGTTGACCCACGGTCCCGCCACCACCATCGTGGTCGGTCCGCAGGGACAAAACATCTGGACCGATACCCTCGGGCGCATCAAGCTCCAGTTTCCATGGGACCGCCTCGGCCAACACAATCATCAGAGCAGTTGCTGGGTCCGCGTCGTCGCACCGTGGGCTGGCAATCAACTCGGCGGCATGCATATTCCCCGCATCGGGCAAGAAGTCATCGTCGACTTTCTGAGTGGCGATCCCGACTTGCCGCTATGTACCGGACGGGTGTACAACCAACTCAATACGCCACCGTGGGCATTGCCGAGCCAGAGTGCGCTATCCGGATTTCGCTCACGGGAACTGACACCTGACGGCGGCAATGCGGCCAGCGGACGCAGCAACCATCTGGTCATGGATGACACCGCTGGCAAAATCCAGAGCCAGCTCAAAAGCGATCATCAGCATAGCCAATTGAGTTTGGGCCACATTACACGCATCGAAGACCACGCCTGTCGTAAGGAATCCCGCGGTCAAGGATTTGAACTGCGCACCGACGGGCATGGCGCAATCCGCGCTAAAACCGGTCTGCTGATCAGCACCGAAAGCCGTACTCATGCCAGTCACCACATCACCGATCTGGGCGAGACGGCACAGCGCCTGATCGATGCGCACGGTCAACAGCAAAGCTTTGGTGAACTGGCGCAGCAACATGGTGCGCTTGAAGCCGATGAGCACAAAGCGGTCACCACTTCACTCACCGATCAGAACGACGCGATTCAAGGGACCGGCGGCAACAACGGAAACAACGGCAACGTCAAAGAAGGCAGCTTTCCCGAATTAACCGCACCGCATCTGATACTCGCCAGTCCAGCGGGGATCGCTACCACGACGCCGCAATCGACCCACATTGCCAGCGGGGAGCATGTAGCGCTCACCAGCGGACAGGATATGAGTTTGTCGGTAGGACAACGGCTCATCGCCAGTGTCAAAAACGGCATCCGCCTGTTTGCCTACAACGCCGGTATGAAAATGGTCGCCAGCAGCGCCGACATTGATGTGAAGGCATTAAAGAGCAGCCTCAACATTTTAGCCAAACTCAATATTACCCACACCGCCAACCGTATCGTCATCAATGCTACCGAAGAAGTCATGATCAATGGCGGCGGCAGCTATACCAAATACAACGCCAATGGGATTGAGAGCGGAACCAGTGGCGCGTATCTGATACGCGCGGCAAGCAAAGAGGTAATCGGTCCCAAAAGTTTTGGCGTCAATGTCACCGGCCTTCCCGCAGTCGACGTCTACGACGAAACTTTTCGGGTGCTCGGCATGACTGGCTTACCGCAGCCCGGCGCGGACTATCGACTGCAGGAAGAAGACGGACATTTCTCTGAAACCGCAGAAAAAGGTACCACGCCATCAGTCCATACCAAGCAAACACAATCGCTCAAATTCGACCTTCATTTTCCCACCATCGACACCAGCAATGACAACAAGGAATAA
- a CDS encoding DUF2515 family protein, with amino-acid sequence MADTFVIGTTNKIPNSCVDLICTCPVMWSRATQFAYLRMCNHKPKTQEYHLIDSYVVRARRISATYARLYLEQEKFSQPEKKGRFYWAALAAFASKTVACSLELSRVKMIHVIHQGLAKGNFWLFMDIAATHAYWAMESPSFKQCASARAKVDELVPTVTAQMKKLPWHDEAMATLRNLPITPEIDQAFDKMMEFESASKKQKPIKQLEHLMLVANHEQRKILQPLIYDDPYFSCWLEMQRWPVVQQITPALELVFTHACSTDDPTLKSTAPKKTVLENEDSRMDWIKLAAQKFHGLMQKRAPFMEKELCIMAGWVSLPDTIIHLNEMPPS; translated from the coding sequence ATGGCAGATACCTTCGTCATCGGCACTACCAACAAGATACCGAATAGTTGTGTCGACTTAATCTGTACATGCCCAGTCATGTGGTCGCGAGCGACACAATTTGCCTATCTGCGGATGTGTAATCACAAACCAAAAACGCAGGAATATCATCTGATTGACAGCTATGTTGTGCGCGCACGACGCATTTCAGCGACCTATGCGCGGCTTTATCTTGAGCAAGAAAAATTTAGCCAGCCAGAAAAAAAAGGCCGCTTCTACTGGGCCGCGCTGGCAGCTTTTGCCAGCAAAACCGTTGCCTGTTCGCTCGAATTATCACGCGTGAAAATGATCCACGTAATCCATCAAGGGCTGGCTAAAGGCAATTTCTGGTTATTTATGGATATCGCCGCTACCCATGCTTACTGGGCAATGGAATCGCCGAGTTTTAAACAATGCGCCTCCGCCCGAGCCAAAGTCGATGAATTGGTCCCAACGGTAACAGCGCAAATGAAGAAATTGCCCTGGCATGATGAGGCGATGGCGACATTGCGGAATTTGCCAATCACGCCAGAGATCGATCAGGCGTTTGACAAAATGATGGAGTTTGAGTCCGCTTCAAAAAAACAAAAACCGATTAAACAACTTGAGCATCTGATGCTGGTTGCCAACCACGAACAACGCAAGATACTGCAACCGCTCATTTATGACGATCCCTATTTTTCCTGCTGGCTTGAGATGCAACGGTGGCCAGTAGTGCAGCAGATAACGCCGGCTTTGGAACTGGTATTCACCCATGCATGCAGCACCGATGATCCTACATTGAAATCGACCGCACCAAAAAAAACGGTATTGGAGAATGAAGACAGTCGCATGGATTGGATTAAGTTGGCGGCCCAGAAATTTCACGGTTTGATGCAAAAGCGTGCGCCTTTTATGGAAAAAGAGCTCTGCATCATGGCAGGGTGGGTCAGCTTGCCGGATACGATTATTCATTTAAATGAAATGCCACCATCGTGA
- a CDS encoding Imm72 family immunity protein, translated as MARDQAFYLLKKYTSFTFIDQARLRYQGFLDAFLKQLKNLSPALQNDPDADFYQTRHEYEYKEFLRQMIPMEQGLALLRSTPHKTEAYETLSLPSFIGQLFGRYADEKGVYYDPFYIALGMTNEYPGNSIHPSNHTAFVKDVMNASVINFTQGITVFECKNYVPFHLVDMNSLRQSQKWTYETLFFEPEWPIPRIFPEYLPSCPPYNHNHQDQIFTGGTIPTDGIWEPWFIMQIFKNTDPAKMAAKVGCPNYFLAGAVATEYQLEGTDTWEEVWWRLLWEDKRYLDGTIPAEEADYLKTRPPVAPQIFTDHKAYPGDVCPITGNWHAPHMQGKTVRLEAGNIMAGSKINAAGNAVTWYLKV; from the coding sequence CTGGCACGGGATCAAGCGTTTTACTTACTCAAAAAATATACCAGTTTTACTTTTATCGATCAGGCTCGATTGCGGTATCAAGGTTTTTTGGATGCGTTTTTGAAGCAACTCAAGAACCTTTCGCCTGCCTTACAAAACGATCCGGACGCTGACTTTTATCAGACTCGGCACGAATACGAATACAAAGAATTCCTGCGCCAGATGATACCTATGGAGCAAGGGCTGGCGCTACTTCGGTCCACGCCTCATAAGACCGAAGCATATGAAACGCTTTCGCTTCCAAGTTTTATAGGCCAATTATTTGGTCGATATGCAGATGAAAAAGGTGTGTATTACGATCCTTTTTATATTGCTTTAGGGATGACCAATGAATATCCCGGAAACAGCATTCATCCGAGCAACCACACCGCCTTTGTAAAGGACGTCATGAACGCTTCAGTTATCAACTTTACTCAGGGCATCACGGTATTTGAGTGTAAAAACTACGTGCCTTTCCATTTAGTTGACATGAATAGCCTACGTCAGTCCCAGAAATGGACCTATGAAACCCTCTTCTTCGAACCCGAATGGCCGATCCCTCGTATCTTCCCGGAATATCTTCCATCATGCCCGCCGTATAACCATAACCATCAGGATCAAATCTTCACCGGCGGGACCATTCCCACTGACGGTATCTGGGAGCCTTGGTTTATCATGCAGATCTTCAAAAATACCGATCCGGCGAAAATGGCTGCAAAAGTCGGTTGCCCTAATTATTTTTTAGCCGGCGCGGTTGCCACCGAATATCAATTGGAAGGCACGGACACGTGGGAAGAAGTCTGGTGGCGTTTGCTGTGGGAAGACAAGCGCTATCTGGATGGCACGATTCCCGCTGAGGAAGCGGACTATCTGAAAACCAGACCGCCGGTCGCGCCGCAGATATTTACAGATCATAAAGCTTATCCGGGTGATGTGTGTCCAATAACCGGCAACTGGCATGCACCGCATATGCAAGGCAAAACGGTGCGATTGGAGGCCGGGAATATCATGGCCGGATCAAAAATTAACGCCGCGGGTAATGCTGTGACCTGGTATCTCAAAGTCTGA
- a CDS encoding TraB/GumN family protein → MLRQIIVSLSDRFKKVCGFAGPCIGRTRAWYRRPHYLVPFFLAGFYVASTFARDIDTQAATPPTKAVRQGGALFKIQRDGHTAYLFGTIHVGSADFFPLAPQVMRALDQSSRVAIEIDTSDTATLNRLIQHYALYPNDSSSTQDIPAALTQQVHALLEKYHMAPTDVLRMKPWLLATMLTTEEYARNGFPKEQGVDNYLSNYAQTHNKPLIGLESVEYQLSLLGNLSVADQNRFLQDTVDDLDDPIRARKALDLVALWRSGDLVGLEKLLKEMTSDDTFTGQFIQRALLDGRNPALADAFEKLLKSNKTAFAGIGMLHLVGQTSVQALLRERGYSVQRTY, encoded by the coding sequence GTGCTGCGCCAGATTATAGTCAGTTTGAGTGATCGGTTTAAAAAGGTTTGCGGCTTTGCTGGGCCGTGTATCGGCCGAACGCGTGCGTGGTATCGCCGCCCGCATTACTTGGTTCCTTTTTTCCTCGCTGGATTTTATGTAGCATCCACCTTCGCCAGGGACATCGACACCCAAGCGGCCACCCCGCCAACCAAGGCTGTTCGTCAAGGCGGCGCATTATTTAAGATTCAACGCGACGGCCATACCGCCTATTTATTTGGCACCATCCACGTCGGCAGCGCGGATTTTTTCCCGCTCGCACCACAAGTCATGAGGGCTTTAGATCAATCGTCACGCGTGGCCATTGAAATCGACACCAGCGACACGGCGACGCTCAACCGACTCATTCAACACTATGCGTTATATCCCAATGACAGCTCATCCACGCAAGATATACCGGCCGCTTTGACGCAACAAGTGCACGCATTGCTAGAAAAGTACCATATGGCGCCAACCGACGTCCTTCGGATGAAGCCTTGGCTATTGGCGACCATGCTGACGACAGAAGAATACGCCAGAAATGGCTTCCCGAAGGAACAAGGCGTCGACAACTATCTTTCCAATTATGCGCAGACGCACAACAAACCGTTGATAGGCCTGGAAAGTGTCGAATATCAGTTGTCTTTACTAGGTAACTTGTCCGTCGCAGATCAAAACCGTTTTTTACAAGATACGGTCGACGATCTGGATGATCCGATCCGCGCAAGAAAAGCGCTTGATCTGGTGGCATTGTGGCGTAGCGGCGATTTGGTCGGATTAGAAAAACTGCTAAAAGAAATGACTAGTGACGATACCTTCACCGGTCAATTTATACAACGCGCGCTATTGGACGGACGCAATCCTGCATTAGCCGATGCCTTCGAGAAGCTGCTCAAGTCAAACAAAACCGCATTCGCCGGTATTGGCATGTTGCATCTAGTCGGCCAGACGAGCGTGCAAGCGCTGCTGCGTGAACGCGGGTATAGCGTGCAGCGAACTTACTAA
- a CDS encoding pyrimidine 5'-nucleotidase: MLANTTPVWLFDLDNTLHNASHAFFPAINDNMNRFIARALGTDGVDADAATVNAVRTDYWIRYGATLLGMVKHHGVRAEDFLREAHRFDDLYGMIRAERGLISLLKRLPGRKILLTNAPQRYSHDVMRHLGLHRQFGKHISIESMHVHRQLRPKPSPHLLRKLIAREGIAAHRCILVEDTLANLRTAKRIGMRTVWVTGYLSKTAKISTQSGQLMHPNLTKRTRYVDVKVKSVRRLANNLHRLR; encoded by the coding sequence ATGTTGGCAAATACTACACCGGTCTGGCTGTTCGACCTGGACAACACGCTACATAACGCTTCGCACGCCTTTTTTCCGGCGATCAATGACAATATGAATCGCTTCATTGCGCGTGCACTGGGGACGGACGGGGTCGATGCGGATGCGGCGACCGTCAATGCGGTGCGGACTGACTATTGGATACGTTATGGTGCCACGTTGCTGGGAATGGTCAAGCATCACGGGGTGCGCGCTGAGGACTTTTTGCGCGAAGCACATCGTTTTGACGATCTTTACGGCATGATCCGTGCTGAACGTGGTCTGATTAGTCTGCTGAAACGTTTGCCCGGTCGAAAAATATTATTAACCAATGCACCACAACGTTATTCCCATGATGTTATGCGTCATTTGGGGCTGCACCGTCAATTTGGCAAACACATCTCAATTGAGTCCATGCACGTGCATCGGCAACTCCGGCCAAAGCCGTCACCACATTTATTGCGTAAGTTGATCGCACGGGAAGGAATCGCCGCACATCGTTGTATTTTGGTGGAAGATACGTTGGCTAATTTGAGAACGGCCAAGCGGATCGGCATGCGGACGGTGTGGGTGACAGGGTATTTGTCCAAAACGGCCAAAATTTCGACCCAGAGCGGGCAGTTGATGCACCCAAATCTGACAAAGCGCACCCGTTACGTCGATGTCAAAGTAAAATCCGTGCGGCGACTGGCAAATAACCTTCATCGGCTGCGCTAA